A genomic segment from Anaerobacillus sp. CMMVII encodes:
- a CDS encoding manganese efflux pump MntP family protein, with product MILLLSELITISIMAFALGMDAFSLAIGMGMLGLRYKHIFKIGVTVGAFHVIMPFLGIVIGKFLTQYFGMVAIIIGGVLLVVLGLQMLYSALFSKEQEERILQPEGLGLLLFALSVSVDSFSVGLSLGMIGAKTLVTLLSFGLISMALSWLGLIIGKKVKGYIGVYGELLGGCILLGFGLKLLWPI from the coding sequence GTGATCCTTTTGTTGAGTGAACTTATTACAATTAGTATTATGGCATTTGCGTTAGGTATGGACGCATTCTCTTTGGCAATTGGAATGGGGATGCTAGGGTTACGCTATAAGCATATTTTTAAAATAGGTGTGACGGTTGGAGCTTTCCATGTGATTATGCCGTTTTTGGGAATTGTTATTGGTAAATTTTTAACCCAGTATTTTGGGATGGTTGCCATTATTATTGGTGGGGTTTTATTGGTGGTACTCGGGTTGCAGATGCTGTATTCTGCCCTTTTTTCAAAGGAGCAAGAAGAGAGGATTTTACAGCCAGAAGGATTAGGTCTACTTCTTTTTGCGTTAAGTGTAAGTGTAGATAGTTTCTCGGTAGGATTAAGTCTCGGAATGATTGGTGCGAAAACATTGGTGACATTGTTAAGCTTCGGATTAATTAGCATGGCCTTATCTTGGCTCGGTTTAATTATTGGCAAGAAGGTAAAAGGATACATAGGGGTTTATGGTGAATTATTAGGTGGATGTATTTTATTAGGGTTCGGACTTAAACTTTTATGGCCGATTTAA
- a CDS encoding low molecular weight protein arginine phosphatase, producing MKRFLFVCTGNTCRSPLAQALLKEKRPDIEVKSAGVSALPGMSASEGTVEVLAEKGISLNHSSSQVSKEMMDWADIVLTLTEGHKSTLVRQFPDYVDKIHTLKEYAFEKDLADIQQQLQHHYVQLELKQAQFLQEHKAEIEQLNKRTDNEAKLQLENLSKALQQLIKVDRLEIERLETIMPSFSISDPFGGSTEVYRRTAREIEEAIDKLLMDL from the coding sequence ATGAAACGATTCCTCTTCGTATGTACAGGTAATACTTGTAGAAGTCCCCTTGCACAAGCTCTATTAAAGGAGAAACGTCCTGACATCGAGGTAAAGTCAGCTGGTGTTAGTGCATTGCCGGGAATGAGTGCTTCTGAAGGTACAGTGGAGGTTTTAGCTGAGAAAGGAATTTCTCTAAATCATAGTTCGAGTCAGGTTAGTAAGGAAATGATGGATTGGGCGGATATTGTCTTAACGTTAACGGAAGGACATAAGTCAACCTTGGTTAGGCAATTTCCTGATTATGTTGATAAAATACATACATTAAAGGAATATGCTTTTGAAAAAGATTTAGCAGACATTCAACAACAACTTCAGCATCATTATGTTCAGCTTGAACTTAAACAAGCACAGTTTTTACAGGAGCATAAAGCAGAGATTGAACAATTGAATAAACGAACAGACAATGAAGCAAAACTGCAATTGGAAAATCTTTCGAAAGCGCTTCAACAATTAATAAAAGTAGATCGGCTAGAAATTGAGAGATTAGAGACAATCATGCCTAGTTTCAGCATTTCAGACCCTTTTGGTGGCTCAACTGAGGTTTATCGTAGAACTGCGAGAGAGATTGAAGAGGCGATTGATAAACTGCTAATGGATCTTTAG
- a CDS encoding methyl-accepting chemotaxis protein has translation MNEKKGYKFSLRKKMVIGISTVAAITYLTSAFFIFYLSEVLGSLFGINEDVLTVLTLILGVFWCGILGFFAAGFITKPLQKLEEASRKVANGDISVDVEVAKSDDEIRALGLAYQEMVQNLRAMVSDIGTNFQLTNEKVTEIKNASQAAAIQAETIGRTVDEIAVGAENSASAIQNTAASMEDVSKLAEQVQGRADASKHLSIEMVKTLAESKQVIHSLVSGINQLAEGNQNSLNVVGRLETHARKVGEIISLVGDIAEQTNLLALNASIEAARAGEQGRGFAVVADEVRKLADESSKAVQGISQLIRNIQDEVSNVVSQITKQVDAANKEAYKGSQTNEAIAEMTKSVNEVANAVQDITETINRQLEAIRVTTRDSQEVAAIAEETSAGTVEVSSATQDQAAVMQEIAGSAEILASQASALQKTIRKFTT, from the coding sequence ATGAACGAAAAAAAGGGTTATAAGTTTAGTTTACGTAAAAAAATGGTTATCGGAATTTCAACAGTAGCTGCTATTACTTATTTAACAAGTGCCTTTTTCATTTTTTATTTAAGTGAGGTACTGGGTAGTTTATTCGGAATTAACGAGGATGTTTTAACAGTATTAACTTTGATCCTCGGAGTTTTTTGGTGTGGGATCCTTGGTTTTTTTGCTGCAGGCTTCATTACGAAACCATTGCAAAAGTTAGAGGAAGCATCGCGCAAAGTAGCTAACGGTGATATTAGTGTTGATGTAGAAGTGGCAAAGTCAGATGATGAAATCCGTGCACTTGGTTTGGCGTACCAAGAAATGGTACAGAATCTACGAGCGATGGTTTCTGATATTGGAACAAACTTCCAACTAACGAATGAAAAAGTAACTGAAATCAAAAATGCTTCCCAAGCAGCAGCCATACAAGCAGAGACGATTGGGCGAACAGTTGATGAAATTGCCGTTGGTGCTGAAAATTCGGCTAGTGCAATTCAAAATACAGCCGCGTCTATGGAAGATGTTTCGAAATTAGCAGAGCAAGTCCAAGGGCGAGCAGATGCCTCAAAACATCTCTCAATTGAAATGGTCAAAACATTAGCAGAAAGTAAACAAGTCATTCATTCGCTAGTTTCAGGGATTAACCAATTAGCCGAAGGTAACCAAAATTCTTTAAATGTAGTTGGTCGGCTGGAAACTCATGCAAGAAAAGTGGGGGAGATTATTTCCCTCGTTGGAGACATAGCTGAACAAACAAATCTACTGGCGTTAAATGCGTCAATTGAAGCTGCAAGAGCAGGTGAACAAGGACGAGGGTTTGCCGTTGTTGCTGATGAAGTTCGCAAGCTAGCAGATGAAAGCTCGAAAGCTGTACAAGGTATTTCACAGTTAATTAGAAATATCCAAGACGAGGTCAGTAATGTTGTTTCACAAATCACTAAACAAGTAGATGCTGCCAACAAAGAAGCCTATAAAGGTTCACAAACAAATGAAGCAATTGCTGAAATGACAAAATCAGTGAATGAAGTAGCGAATGCGGTTCAAGATATAACAGAGACAATTAATCGACAGCTTGAAGCGATTAGAGTCACAACAAGAGATTCGCAAGAAGTAGCGGCAATTGCTGAAGAAACTTCAGCGGGAACCGTGGAAGTGTCCTCTGCTACTCAAGATCAAGCTGCAGTGATGCAAGAGATAGCCGGATCTGCAGAGATTCTTGCATCTCAAGCAAGCGCTTTACAAAAAACGATTAGAAAATTCACGACATAA
- the rpiB gene encoding ribose 5-phosphate isomerase B — MKVAIGSDHGGINIKAEIKSLMDEMNIQYEDVGCNCADSVDYPDYALPVAEKVVSGEVDRGILICGTGIGMSIAANKIKGIRCALAHDTYSAKATREHNDSNVLAMGERVIGPGLAREIAKVWLETEFEGGRHARRVDKITFLEK, encoded by the coding sequence ATGAAAGTAGCAATCGGTTCAGATCACGGTGGAATAAATATTAAAGCGGAAATCAAAAGCTTAATGGACGAAATGAATATACAATACGAGGATGTTGGCTGTAACTGTGCTGATTCAGTTGACTATCCCGATTATGCATTACCAGTAGCCGAGAAAGTGGTCAGTGGAGAAGTTGATCGTGGCATTCTAATTTGTGGGACAGGCATCGGTATGAGCATTGCTGCCAACAAAATCAAAGGTATTCGTTGTGCGCTAGCACATGATACGTATAGTGCAAAAGCAACAAGAGAACATAACGATAGCAATGTCTTAGCTATGGGCGAGAGAGTAATCGGTCCTGGATTGGCAAGAGAAATTGCTAAAGTTTGGTTAGAAACTGAATTTGAAGGTGGGCGTCACGCACGCCGAGTTGATAAAATTACGTTTTTAGAAAAATAA
- a CDS encoding TIGR01440 family protein encodes MLLAYLTNNFTLGGGSKLNIFEQITQALSDLESKMVFGQDHILLIGTSTSEVIGQHIGTSGTIEVAEAVFGALKKFQEKTRVHLAFQCCEHLNRAIVVEQKTQRQFTLEEVSVIPVPKAGGSMAAYAYKQFEKPTVVEFIKADAGIDIGDTLIGMHLKHVAVPVRSQIKFIGKAHLTLAVTRPKLIGGARAVYELKAEEGNCD; translated from the coding sequence ATGCTTCTAGCGTATCTTACAAACAATTTTACATTAGGAGGTGGATCTAAGTTGAATATATTTGAGCAAATCACACAAGCATTGAGCGATTTAGAGTCCAAAATGGTGTTTGGCCAAGATCATATTTTACTTATTGGTACAAGCACAAGTGAGGTAATTGGCCAACATATTGGGACATCAGGAACAATAGAGGTAGCAGAAGCTGTTTTTGGGGCGTTAAAGAAATTCCAAGAAAAAACACGTGTCCATTTAGCGTTTCAGTGTTGCGAGCATTTAAACAGAGCGATAGTTGTTGAACAAAAAACGCAAAGACAATTTACCCTTGAAGAAGTGTCCGTCATCCCTGTACCAAAAGCCGGTGGATCAATGGCTGCATATGCATATAAACAATTTGAGAAACCTACGGTTGTTGAATTTATTAAAGCAGATGCGGGGATTGATATTGGTGATACACTCATTGGCATGCACTTAAAACATGTCGCGGTTCCTGTCAGAAGTCAGATTAAATTTATCGGTAAAGCGCACCTTACGTTAGCGGTAACTAGACCAAAACTTATTGGCGGGGCACGGGCTGTGTATGAATTGAAGGCAGAAGAAGGAAACTGTGATTGA
- the glyA gene encoding serine hydroxymethyltransferase, with protein sequence MERLKQQDPKLYEAMQDELSRQRDKIELIASENFVSEAVMEAQGSVLTNKYAEGYPGKRYYGGCEHVDVVEDIARDRAKEIFGAEHVNVQPHSGAQANMAVYFTILNHGDTVLGMNLSHGGHLTHGSPVNFSGIQYNFVEYGVDEVTHRINYEDVLQKARLHKPKLIVAGASAYPRAIDFKKFREIADEVGAYFMVDMAHIAGLVATGLHENPVPYADFVTTTTHKTLRGPRGGMILCKEEWAKKIDKSIFPGIQGGPLMHVIAAKAVAFGEALQPEFKQYGEKVVANANRLAEKLVAEGINLVSGGTDNHLVLLDLRSLDLTGKVAEAALDEIGITTNKNTIPFDPQSPFVTSGIRIGTAAVTSRGLGLEDMDEIGEIIALTLKNIDNEQKQVEARERVAALMNKYSLYESIS encoded by the coding sequence ATGGAAAGACTAAAGCAACAGGATCCAAAACTTTATGAAGCAATGCAAGATGAATTATCAAGACAAAGGGATAAAATTGAATTAATTGCATCAGAGAACTTTGTAAGTGAAGCGGTTATGGAAGCGCAAGGGTCAGTCTTAACAAATAAATATGCTGAAGGTTATCCAGGCAAACGCTACTATGGCGGCTGTGAACATGTAGATGTTGTTGAAGACATCGCTAGAGATCGTGCTAAAGAAATCTTTGGTGCAGAACACGTAAATGTTCAACCGCATTCAGGTGCCCAAGCAAATATGGCTGTTTATTTTACAATTTTAAACCACGGCGACACTGTTTTAGGAATGAATCTTTCTCACGGTGGTCACCTAACTCACGGAAGTCCAGTTAACTTCAGTGGCATTCAGTACAACTTTGTTGAATACGGAGTTGATGAAGTTACACACCGAATTAACTATGAAGATGTTCTTCAAAAGGCAAGATTACATAAGCCGAAGCTGATCGTAGCTGGAGCGAGTGCTTACCCTAGAGCGATTGATTTTAAGAAATTCCGTGAAATCGCTGATGAGGTTGGAGCATACTTTATGGTAGACATGGCGCACATTGCAGGACTAGTTGCTACAGGACTTCACGAAAATCCTGTTCCATATGCTGACTTCGTAACAACAACAACACATAAAACACTTCGTGGCCCTCGTGGTGGAATGATTTTATGTAAAGAAGAATGGGCAAAGAAAATTGATAAATCGATTTTTCCAGGAATTCAAGGCGGACCTCTCATGCACGTAATTGCAGCTAAAGCTGTTGCGTTTGGTGAGGCACTTCAGCCTGAATTTAAACAATATGGAGAGAAAGTCGTAGCCAATGCTAACCGCCTTGCTGAAAAACTAGTAGCTGAAGGCATTAACCTAGTATCTGGTGGTACAGACAATCACCTAGTTCTCCTTGATTTACGTAGCTTAGATTTGACTGGTAAAGTTGCTGAAGCAGCACTTGATGAAATTGGTATAACTACTAATAAAAACACGATCCCGTTTGATCCACAAAGCCCATTCGTAACAAGTGGTATCCGCATCGGAACAGCTGCTGTTACTTCACGTGGCTTAGGCTTAGAGGACATGGATGAAATCGGAGAGATCATAGCACTTACATTAAAAAATATTGACAATGAACAAAAACAAGTTGAAGCAAGAGAGCGTGTAGCAGCGCTAATGAATAAATACTCTCTATATGAGTCAATTTCATAA
- the upp gene encoding uracil phosphoribosyltransferase encodes MSNLFVFDHPLIQHKLTYIRDKSTGTKEFRELVDEVAALMAFEITRDLPLQDVTVETPVGPAKSKTIAGKKLGLVPILRAGLGMVDGILKLIPAAKVGHVGLYRDPETLQPVEYYVKLPTDVEEREFIVIDPMLATGGSAAEAINSLKKRGAKNIKLMCLIAAPEGVEVVQKAHPDVDIYLAAMDEKLNEKGYIVPGLGDAGDRLFGTK; translated from the coding sequence ATGAGCAATTTATTTGTTTTTGATCACCCACTAATTCAACACAAATTAACGTACATCAGAGATAAGAGTACTGGGACAAAAGAATTTCGTGAGCTTGTCGATGAGGTTGCAGCTTTAATGGCATTTGAAATCACTCGTGATCTTCCACTTCAAGATGTAACAGTAGAAACGCCAGTTGGTCCAGCGAAATCAAAAACAATTGCTGGTAAAAAATTAGGTTTAGTTCCTATTTTACGCGCGGGTTTAGGAATGGTAGATGGAATTTTAAAGTTAATTCCAGCGGCAAAAGTTGGACATGTTGGTTTATACCGTGACCCTGAAACATTACAACCGGTAGAATACTATGTGAAGCTTCCAACGGATGTAGAAGAGCGTGAGTTTATCGTTATCGACCCAATGCTTGCGACAGGTGGCTCAGCAGCTGAGGCAATCAACTCCTTGAAAAAGCGTGGTGCGAAGAATATTAAACTTATGTGTCTAATCGCAGCTCCAGAAGGCGTTGAAGTCGTTCAAAAAGCGCATCCTGATGTGGATATTTACTTAGCGGCAATGGACGAAAAGTTAAATGAAAAAGGTTATATTGTCCCAGGATTAGGCGACGCTGGTGATCGTTTATTTGGAACGAAATAA
- the wecB gene encoding non-hydrolyzing UDP-N-acetylglucosamine 2-epimerase — translation MDQKIKVMTIFGTRPEAIKMCPLVLELEKHQEHIESIVTVTGQHREMLDQVLLIFGVKPDYDLNIMKARQTLVDVTVNVLQGLDEVMKEVKPDLVLVHGDTATTFIASLAAYYNQIEVGHVEAGLRTWNKYSPFPEEMNRQLTGVIADLHFAPTGKAADNLRLENKHENTIYITGNTAIDALKTTVTNTYQHEVLDKLGNDRLLLLTAHRRENLGEPMRNMFRAIKRLVNEHPDLQVVYPVHLNPVVREIADEVLGNDPRIQLIEPLGVLDFHNFASRAHLILTDSGGVQEEAPSLGVPVLVLRDTTERPEGIEAGTLKLAGTNEDTIYELAKKLLVDEEAFKAMAKASNPYGDGFASKRIVEAILHHFQQGERPEPFTV, via the coding sequence ATGGATCAAAAAATTAAAGTAATGACGATCTTTGGAACTCGTCCTGAGGCGATTAAGATGTGCCCTTTAGTATTAGAGCTTGAAAAACATCAGGAGCACATTGAATCAATTGTAACTGTGACGGGTCAGCACCGAGAAATGCTAGATCAGGTATTATTAATTTTTGGAGTTAAGCCCGATTATGATTTAAATATTATGAAAGCAAGACAAACCCTTGTTGATGTAACTGTTAATGTTCTACAAGGCTTGGATGAAGTGATGAAGGAAGTTAAGCCTGATTTAGTTCTAGTGCATGGTGATACAGCGACAACGTTTATCGCAAGTCTTGCGGCTTACTACAACCAAATAGAAGTTGGTCATGTAGAGGCGGGTCTCCGAACTTGGAATAAGTATTCCCCGTTCCCTGAAGAGATGAATCGTCAACTAACGGGGGTTATCGCTGATCTTCATTTTGCACCAACCGGCAAAGCTGCTGATAATTTACGTCTTGAAAATAAACATGAAAATACAATATACATAACTGGCAACACAGCAATAGATGCGTTAAAAACCACAGTAACAAATACTTATCAGCATGAGGTATTAGACAAATTAGGTAATGATCGGCTGTTGTTATTAACCGCTCACCGGCGCGAAAATTTAGGTGAACCGATGCGTAATATGTTTAGAGCAATTAAACGGTTGGTAAACGAGCATCCTGATTTGCAAGTGGTCTATCCAGTCCACCTAAATCCAGTTGTTCGAGAAATTGCCGATGAGGTGCTAGGGAATGACCCGCGCATCCAATTGATTGAACCGCTTGGAGTTTTAGATTTCCATAACTTTGCCTCTAGAGCACACCTAATCCTGACTGATTCCGGAGGTGTCCAGGAAGAAGCACCTTCGTTAGGAGTTCCTGTACTTGTACTTCGGGACACGACTGAACGACCAGAAGGAATCGAGGCAGGAACCCTAAAGCTTGCTGGTACAAATGAAGACACCATTTATGAGCTTGCTAAAAAGCTTCTAGTAGATGAAGAAGCATTTAAAGCGATGGCTAAAGCCTCCAATCCATATGGTGATGGCTTTGCATCAAAACGGATTGTTGAAGCCATCCTTCACCATTTCCAGCAGGGAGAAAGACCTGAACCTTTTACAGTTTAG
- a CDS encoding S8 family serine peptidase: protein MRKLLLLTIIFTVSFIQQGLAATFPERPPFDKGNTAEDTVVMVEVDGDPNEILAKIEQELPNSQFRKMFQSLFTGFSLQLKKQDIAHLEGIAGIKRVDPLRTYEVTLDESVPFIGGGNIRGKLDKKGQRLTGKGIKIAVIDTGIDYDHPDLKKNFKGGYDVIDQDGDPMETTREQGLSTIHGTHVAGIIAANGKIKGVAPEAEIYAYRALGPGGKGTTEQVIEAIEKAVEDGVDIINLSLGNTVNGPDWPTSIALDKAVEKGVIAVTSNGNSGPNMWTVGSPGTSLKAISVGASTPPLKVPYLTFKSEDREISLNMMVGSKPWTHKRDYPIKEIGLGRVEDMKEVKGKVVLVKRGVIPFYEKAKTAQDAGAIGVIIYNNTPGAFMGSLEMQLDIPVVSISKEDGEWLKDQLDVNEKNYIRTIYRKEEDQIAPFSSRGPVTHTWGVKPDVVAPGVSIDSTIPKGYLGLNGTSMSAPHVAGTAALVKQAHPDWSPEEVKAAIMNTAKPIENLEGIPYSPHEQGTGRIQVGKAVHAETLVYPGTVGFGKWTREQARHTKDVEITIKNTSQKTRTYHVKPPFVVPDGVQWKVPFSITLKPGEETQVPITIDILPAVFQSGIHYGEFVVEGGKDPVRVPYMFFIEEPNYPRLMAFSFEFGDEQGKYRYEIYLPGGADEVGIALYDPDTFKFIKYLDVKENVERGLLEVELDELQIEEGIYKTLVYANKEGKEDLIETMIYIGEDIEKISGHNMLTR from the coding sequence ATGAGAAAACTATTATTGTTAACGATTATTTTTACAGTTAGCTTTATTCAGCAAGGTCTAGCAGCAACATTCCCGGAGCGCCCTCCATTCGACAAAGGAAATACTGCCGAGGACACAGTCGTTATGGTAGAAGTGGATGGAGATCCCAATGAAATATTGGCTAAAATTGAGCAGGAGCTTCCTAACAGTCAGTTTCGAAAAATGTTTCAGTCACTATTTACCGGTTTTTCGTTGCAACTGAAGAAACAGGATATTGCTCATCTTGAAGGGATTGCCGGTATTAAACGTGTTGATCCGTTAAGAACGTATGAAGTTACGTTAGATGAGAGTGTACCTTTTATTGGTGGCGGAAACATTCGTGGAAAGCTAGATAAAAAAGGTCAACGTTTGACCGGTAAGGGAATAAAAATCGCTGTTATTGATACAGGTATTGATTATGACCATCCGGATTTAAAGAAAAATTTCAAGGGCGGTTATGATGTCATTGATCAAGACGGCGACCCAATGGAAACGACAAGGGAGCAAGGGTTATCGACCATCCATGGCACTCATGTAGCAGGGATTATCGCTGCTAACGGAAAGATTAAAGGTGTAGCTCCAGAGGCAGAGATTTATGCCTATCGAGCTCTAGGACCTGGTGGAAAAGGAACGACAGAACAAGTAATTGAAGCCATTGAAAAAGCAGTTGAAGATGGTGTTGATATCATTAACCTTTCCTTAGGGAATACAGTCAACGGTCCAGACTGGCCGACGAGTATTGCTTTGGATAAAGCAGTGGAAAAAGGGGTCATCGCAGTAACCTCAAACGGCAATAGTGGTCCAAACATGTGGACAGTAGGATCGCCAGGCACGTCGCTTAAAGCAATTTCAGTTGGGGCATCGACCCCACCGCTGAAGGTCCCATATTTAACATTTAAAAGTGAAGATCGAGAAATTTCCTTGAACATGATGGTTGGTTCGAAACCTTGGACGCACAAAAGAGATTACCCGATCAAGGAAATTGGCTTAGGGCGAGTCGAAGATATGAAAGAGGTTAAAGGAAAAGTTGTACTTGTAAAAAGAGGAGTGATCCCTTTTTACGAAAAAGCAAAAACAGCGCAAGATGCTGGAGCAATCGGAGTAATTATCTATAACAATACGCCAGGAGCGTTTATGGGTTCGCTAGAAATGCAATTAGATATTCCTGTAGTATCTATTTCGAAGGAAGATGGTGAATGGTTAAAAGACCAATTGGATGTAAATGAAAAAAATTATATAAGAACGATTTATCGGAAAGAAGAAGACCAGATTGCTCCGTTTAGCTCGAGGGGACCTGTAACCCACACCTGGGGAGTGAAGCCTGATGTTGTTGCTCCAGGAGTCTCAATTGATAGTACGATCCCAAAAGGCTATTTAGGACTAAATGGAACGAGTATGTCAGCACCACATGTTGCTGGTACAGCGGCGCTAGTGAAACAAGCACACCCTGACTGGTCGCCTGAAGAGGTTAAAGCAGCGATCATGAATACAGCAAAACCCATTGAAAATTTAGAAGGCATTCCGTATTCGCCTCATGAACAAGGGACTGGGCGCATCCAAGTAGGCAAGGCAGTCCATGCTGAAACTCTCGTTTATCCAGGTACTGTAGGTTTTGGGAAATGGACACGTGAGCAGGCAAGGCATACCAAGGATGTTGAGATTACAATTAAGAATACATCTCAAAAAACAAGAACCTATCACGTTAAACCGCCGTTTGTTGTACCAGACGGTGTTCAATGGAAGGTCCCATTCTCGATCACCTTAAAACCTGGTGAAGAAACTCAGGTACCGATTACGATCGACATTTTACCAGCTGTCTTTCAATCAGGCATTCATTATGGGGAATTTGTTGTCGAAGGTGGGAAGGATCCTGTTCGAGTTCCGTATATGTTTTTTATTGAAGAACCAAATTATCCGCGATTAATGGCTTTTTCCTTTGAATTTGGGGATGAACAAGGCAAGTATCGTTATGAGATCTATTTGCCAGGCGGAGCGGATGAAGTGGGAATTGCTCTCTACGATCCAGATACGTTCAAGTTCATAAAGTATCTAGACGTCAAGGAGAACGTAGAACGAGGCTTACTTGAAGTGGAGTTGGATGAACTTCAGATAGAAGAAGGTATCTATAAAACGCTTGTCTATGCCAATAAAGAAGGAAAAGAAGACCTCATTGAAACAATGATTTATATTGGCGAAGATATTGAAAAAATTTCCGGGCATAATATGCTTACTAGGTAA
- a CDS encoding AtpZ/AtpI family protein has translation MQNPKRFKQTMRSLALMSTISSYLLGSILVGVFGGRWLDSYFGTNSLFLIIGLFLGLGTGSYGVIMVVKHFLNYHDK, from the coding sequence ATGCAAAATCCTAAACGCTTTAAACAAACAATGCGTTCGTTAGCTTTAATGTCTACTATTAGCTCCTACTTACTGGGTTCGATCCTGGTAGGTGTTTTTGGTGGTAGATGGCTTGATAGCTACTTCGGAACAAACTCATTATTTCTCATCATAGGACTTTTTTTAGGTCTTGGTACGGGTTCTTACGGAGTCATTATGGTCGTCAAGCATTTTTTAAACTATCATGATAAATGA
- a CDS encoding ATP synthase subunit I, with protein sequence MVDYIYLTKRFTLYTIILIGLFLVLAFATPYQPIFLGLLLGSIASLSNLWSTYFQVKRIGESMEIGRAKFSLGTLFRFGLTIGAVYIAYRYPDKFHFISVVIGLMLTYIIILINSIFQLKRL encoded by the coding sequence ATGGTAGACTATATTTATTTAACCAAACGCTTTACACTGTATACGATTATTTTGATTGGCCTCTTTCTTGTACTAGCCTTTGCTACTCCGTATCAACCAATTTTTCTCGGGCTACTATTAGGTTCTATTGCTAGCTTAAGTAATCTATGGAGTACATATTTTCAGGTGAAAAGGATAGGCGAGTCGATGGAGATTGGACGAGCAAAGTTTTCCTTAGGGACACTCTTTCGCTTCGGTCTAACAATAGGTGCAGTGTACATTGCGTACAGATACCCCGATAAATTCCACTTTATAAGTGTGGTCATAGGTTTAATGCTAACCTATATCATCATATTAATTAATTCAATTTTTCAATTAAAACGTCTATAG
- the atpB gene encoding F0F1 ATP synthase subunit A, whose protein sequence is MAPVRIILGQPVNMSSILMTTVAAAIVFFVCFFMSRRIQMKPTGAQNALEWLVDFVKNIINSNMDWKVGKNFVMLGLTIILYVFVSNMLGVPFEIKSKIAEGVYEVWWKSPTSDPVLTLSLAAFVILLTHYYGIKLKGVKEYGKDYFRPVPFLFPFKIVEDFSNTLTLGMRLFGNIYAKEVLMVMLVTLGKSTIFLAVGVALPLLVWQAFSIFIGSLQAFIFCMLTMVYMSHKVSEDH, encoded by the coding sequence ATAGCTCCAGTAAGAATAATTCTAGGTCAGCCGGTTAATATGTCGAGTATTCTAATGACAACTGTGGCCGCAGCAATCGTCTTTTTCGTTTGTTTTTTTATGTCTAGAAGAATTCAAATGAAACCAACAGGTGCACAAAATGCATTAGAATGGCTTGTTGATTTCGTTAAGAACATTATCAACAGTAACATGGATTGGAAAGTTGGAAAAAACTTTGTCATGCTAGGTCTTACTATTATCCTTTATGTTTTTGTTTCAAACATGTTAGGGGTTCCGTTCGAAATTAAATCGAAGATTGCTGAGGGTGTTTATGAAGTATGGTGGAAATCGCCGACCTCAGATCCGGTATTAACGTTATCGTTAGCGGCATTTGTCATTTTGTTAACTCATTACTACGGTATTAAACTCAAAGGTGTAAAAGAATACGGTAAGGACTACTTCCGTCCCGTACCATTCTTATTCCCATTTAAAATTGTCGAGGACTTTTCCAACACGCTAACGCTTGGAATGCGTCTTTTCGGTAACATTTATGCAAAAGAAGTATTAATGGTCATGCTTGTTACTTTAGGTAAGAGTACAATTTTCTTAGCCGTAGGGGTGGCACTACCTCTTTTGGTATGGCAAGCATTCAGTATATTCATCGGATCACTTCAAGCATTCATTTTCTGTATGCTAACGATGGTCTACATGTCTCACAAAGTTAGTGAAGATCACTAA
- the atpE gene encoding F0F1 ATP synthase subunit C, with translation MVFLSAAIVAALAAIAGAFGVAIIVRATLEGVTRQPEIKGSLQTIMFIGVPLAEALPILAIVISFLILGNA, from the coding sequence ATGGTATTTTTATCAGCAGCAATCGTAGCAGCATTAGCAGCAATCGCAGGAGCATTCGGGGTAGCAATCATCGTTCGTGCTACATTAGAGGGAGTAACTCGTCAACCTGAAATCAAAGGTTCTTTACAAACAATCATGTTCATCGGGGTACCACTTGCAGAAGCACTTCCTATCCTTGCAATTGTTATCTCATTCTTAATCTTAGGTAACGCTTAA